The following coding sequences lie in one Lolium perenne isolate Kyuss_39 chromosome 2, Kyuss_2.0, whole genome shotgun sequence genomic window:
- the LOC127336430 gene encoding polyprenal reductase 1 has protein sequence METGGGPTLQPLLCLAWLAATLPIVAAALPIPAAAGGRLLHGLLAAFSARGKTVRTASAAAASSTSSKEKFTVPQKYFLHFYVVGVVVTTSLLLAICFYAYMKMTILLPEPSNYSTIASHLVGSNSFSFGGVWSHTMEHKYRVWRTVFVLLLMEIQVLRRLYETENVFHYSPSARMHIVGYLTGLFYYTAAPISLASSCIPEAAAFLRDQIAEFIVKGRARMPDLVIDSSSLIKPLLKLGWCQWIGAVIFIWGSLHQTRCHAILGSLRDNKASDEYVIPCGDWFSRVSCPHYLAELVIYLGMLIASGGSDISVWFLFAFVITNLSFAAVQTHKWYLQKFEDYPRSRYAIIPFVL, from the exons ATGGAGACGGGGGGCGGGCCCACGCTCCAGCCCCTGCTGTGCCTCGCGTGGCTCGCCGCCACGCTCCCCATCGTCGCCGCCGCGCTGCCCATCCCCGCCGCCGCTGGCGGCCGCCTCCTCCACGGCCTCCTCGCCGCCTTCTCCGCCCGCGGCAAGACCGTCAGGACGGCCTCCGCCGCCGCggcgtcctccacctcctccaaggAG AAATTCACTGTTCCACAGAAGTACTTCTTGCATTTCTATGTGGTGGGAGTGGTGGTGACAACAAGCTTGCTGCTTGCgatatgtttctatgcatatatgAAAATGACAATACTATTGCCAGAGCCTTCGAATTACTCCACAATTGCTAGTCATCTTGTTGGCTCAAATTCATTCTCTTTTGGCGGTGTCTGGTCGCACACTATGGAACACAAGTATCGTGTATGGCGGACTGTGTTTGTACTTCTGTTAATGGAGATTCAGGTGCTGAGACGCCTTTATGAGACTGAAAATGTGTTCCATTACAGTCCTTCAGCTCGGATGCACATTGTAGGATATCTGACGGGTCTATT CTATTATACAGCAGCACCTATATCTCTTGCTAGCTCTTGTATTCCTGAAGCAGCAGCTTTTCTTCGAGATCAAATAGCTGAGTTTATAGTAAAGGGTCGTGCAAGAATGCCAGATCTAGTCATTGATTCGTCATCTCTCATAAAGCCTCTTTTAAAATTGGGCTGGTGCCAATGGATAGGTGCAGTTATATTCATTTGGGGGTCCCTCCATCAGACCCGTTGCCATGCAATACTT GGATCATTGCGTGACAACAAAGCTTCTGATGAATATGTTATTCCTTGTGGTGACTGGTTTAGTCGTGTGTCTTGCCCTCACTACCTTGCCGAACTA gTCATATATTTGGGCATGTTGATAGCTAGTGGTGGATCAGACATTTCGGTGTGGTTCCTGTTCGCTTTTGTG ATAACAAACCTATCGTTTGCCGCAGTGCAAACTCATAAATGGTACCTTCAAAAGTTTGAAGACTACCCTCGTTCTCGCTATGCAATCATTCCGTTTGTATTGTAG